The following are encoded in a window of Epilithonimonas zeae genomic DNA:
- a CDS encoding TrmH family RNA methyltransferase — protein MLIESLQNEKIKKLTRLLTKNQDRRKAGVFIVEGQQENERAMHFGNQPEEFFICESIFKGKLPDSKIHYVSEKLYEKIAYRGTTEGIIGIYKLEERTLEDFSPKKDSAIIILESVEKPGNLGAILRSCEAFGINALIVTDPRTDFYNPNVIRSSVGCLFGMNIFQASNEETLEFLKTYEYTIFTTFMSEDAKNIQTKNLKEKSAILFGTEHSGLSGFWKDKGENVLIPMSGSIDSLNLSNAAAITCYEILRQKLEK, from the coding sequence ATGCTTATAGAAAGCCTTCAAAACGAAAAAATAAAAAAACTAACCCGACTTTTGACCAAAAATCAGGACAGAAGAAAAGCAGGCGTTTTCATCGTAGAAGGTCAGCAGGAAAACGAAAGGGCAATGCATTTTGGCAATCAACCGGAAGAATTTTTCATCTGCGAATCTATTTTCAAAGGAAAATTACCAGATTCCAAAATCCATTATGTTTCAGAAAAGCTTTATGAAAAAATCGCTTATCGCGGGACAACCGAAGGAATCATTGGGATTTACAAATTGGAAGAACGAACATTAGAAGATTTCAGTCCAAAAAAAGATTCAGCGATTATCATTTTGGAAAGTGTAGAAAAGCCTGGAAATCTTGGTGCAATCCTGAGAAGTTGCGAAGCTTTCGGCATCAATGCTTTGATTGTGACAGACCCAAGAACAGATTTTTACAATCCAAATGTCATTCGTTCCAGTGTGGGTTGCCTTTTTGGAATGAATATCTTCCAAGCTTCGAACGAAGAAACTTTAGAATTTCTGAAAACTTACGAATACACAATCTTCACAACCTTTATGAGTGAAGACGCTAAAAATATTCAAACAAAAAATTTAAAAGAGAAATCTGCAATTTTATTCGGAACAGAACATTCCGGCTTAAGTGGCTTCTGGAAAGATAAAGGAGAAAATGTTTTGATTCCAATGTCCGGAAGTATAGATTCTTTAAACTTAAGTAATGCAGCCGCAATTACTTGTTACGAAATCCTAAGACAGAAATTAGAGAAATAA
- a CDS encoding PG1828 family lipoprotein: MKKSFFVAAIAAVALVACKKTETVDTAAADSAVVDSSAATLDSAAAKVDSAAVKVDSAAAKVEGAAAKVDSAAAKK, encoded by the coding sequence ATGAAAAAGTCATTCTTCGTAGCTGCTATCGCTGCTGTAGCTCTTGTAGCTTGTAAAAAAACTGAAACTGTTGATACTGCTGCTGCTGATTCTGCTGTAGTTGATTCTTCTGCTGCAACTCTTGATTCTGCTGCTGCTAAAGTTGATTCTGCTGCTGTAAAAGTTGATTCTGCTGCTGCTAAAGTAGAAGGAGCTGCTGCTAAAGTTGATTCTGCTGCTGCTAAAAAATAA
- a CDS encoding 5-formyltetrahydrofolate cyclo-ligase codes for MNFSLTKKELRTIYKEKRMALSQDEVNFLSKKIFEQFVLQFNIIENQRVNIFLPIKKFNEINTQFFIDYFFDKKVRVFVPKIQSEKMISVEIFPDSEFEINDWGIKEPISNLDANDELDYVLAPLLYCDRYGNRVGYGKGFYDSFFMSDLKIHNKIGLNFFSPNEAITDVFGKDVALDGLITPSEFVNFNIK; via the coding sequence ATGAATTTTAGTCTCACAAAAAAGGAACTTAGAACCATTTATAAAGAAAAAAGAATGGCCTTATCACAAGATGAGGTCAATTTTTTGTCTAAAAAAATCTTTGAACAATTTGTTTTACAATTTAATATCATTGAAAATCAAAGAGTTAATATTTTTTTACCGATTAAAAAATTTAATGAGATAAATACTCAATTTTTTATCGATTATTTTTTTGATAAAAAAGTTCGTGTTTTTGTGCCTAAAATTCAAAGCGAAAAAATGATTTCTGTTGAAATTTTTCCAGATTCAGAATTTGAAATTAACGATTGGGGAATCAAAGAACCGATTTCTAATCTTGACGCTAATGATGAATTGGACTATGTTTTAGCACCATTATTATATTGTGACAGATATGGAAATAGGGTTGGTTATGGAAAAGGGTTTTATGATTCTTTCTTTATGAGTGATTTGAAGATTCATAATAAAATTGGTCTAAATTTCTTTTCCCCGAATGAAGCTATTACAGATGTTTTCGGAAAAGATGTTGCCCTGGATGGGTTGATTACACCTTCAGAATTTGTGAATTTTAATATTAAATGA
- the trhO gene encoding oxygen-dependent tRNA uridine(34) hydroxylase TrhO, with translation MQLYNTLSAEERARLIDEAGKERLTLSFYAYAKIENPKKFRDELFIAWNALDALGRIYVAHEGINAQMSVPAENFEVFKETLEAYDFMKGIRLNVAVEQDNHSFLKLTIKVRNKIVADGLNDETFDVTNKGIHLKAQEFNDLLANPDTIVVDFRNHYESEVGHFEGAITPDVENFRESLPIINEQLQDFKEDKNLLMYCTGGIRCEKASAYFKHQGFKNVYQLEGGIIEYARQVKEEGVESKFVGKNFVFDHRLGERITDDIIAQCHQCGKPCDNHTNCANDACHLLFIQCDECKAIMENTCSTECHEIIHLPQEEQVARRKGLQVGNKVFRKGKSEALKFKNSGDLSTQTLAKAKPETKDIRQKIKVKKVLIGKGEHYYSKSKIGQFLIENKELSVGDKVLISGPTTGEQEFTIKEIFANGISSESAKVGDQITFEIPFRVRLSDKLYKILED, from the coding sequence ATGCAACTGTACAACACCTTAAGCGCAGAAGAAAGAGCCAGACTTATTGATGAAGCTGGTAAGGAACGCCTTACATTGTCTTTCTATGCGTATGCCAAAATTGAAAACCCAAAGAAATTTCGCGACGAATTATTTATAGCCTGGAATGCCCTGGATGCGCTTGGCCGAATCTATGTGGCGCACGAAGGAATCAACGCTCAGATGAGTGTTCCTGCAGAAAATTTTGAGGTTTTTAAAGAAACTTTGGAAGCTTACGATTTTATGAAAGGCATTCGTCTGAATGTTGCTGTGGAGCAGGATAATCACTCGTTTTTGAAGTTGACAATCAAGGTTCGGAACAAGATTGTTGCAGATGGTTTGAATGATGAAACTTTTGATGTCACTAATAAAGGAATCCATTTAAAAGCTCAGGAATTCAATGATTTGTTGGCGAATCCGGATACGATTGTGGTGGATTTCAGGAATCATTATGAGAGTGAAGTGGGGCATTTTGAAGGCGCGATTACGCCGGACGTTGAGAATTTCCGTGAAAGTTTGCCGATTATCAATGAGCAATTACAGGATTTTAAGGAAGATAAAAACCTTTTGATGTATTGTACTGGCGGAATCCGTTGTGAGAAGGCAAGTGCGTATTTTAAACATCAGGGTTTCAAAAATGTGTACCAATTGGAAGGCGGAATTATTGAATATGCGCGTCAGGTAAAGGAAGAAGGTGTTGAAAGTAAGTTTGTTGGGAAGAACTTTGTGTTCGACCACCGTTTAGGCGAAAGAATTACAGATGACATCATTGCGCAATGTCACCAATGCGGAAAACCTTGTGATAATCATACGAATTGTGCGAATGATGCTTGTCATCTGTTATTTATCCAATGCGATGAATGTAAAGCAATTATGGAAAATACTTGTTCAACAGAATGTCATGAAATAATTCATCTGCCTCAGGAAGAGCAAGTTGCAAGAAGAAAAGGACTACAGGTTGGAAATAAAGTGTTCCGAAAAGGCAAGTCTGAAGCTTTGAAGTTTAAGAATTCGGGAGATTTGTCAACTCAGACTTTGGCAAAAGCAAAACCTGAAACCAAAGATATTCGTCAAAAGATAAAAGTTAAAAAAGTCCTCATTGGAAAAGGAGAACATTATTATTCCAAATCTAAAATCGGGCAGTTTTTAATTGAAAACAAAGAACTTTCTGTTGGGGATAAAGTTTTGATTTCCGGACCAACAACTGGAGAACAAGAGTTTACCATAAAAGAAATTTTCGCAAATGGCATTTCTTCTGAAAGTGCTAAAGTTGGAGACCAAATTACTTTTGAGATTCCATTCAGAGTTAGATTGTCGGATAAATTGTATAAAATTTTGGAAGATTAA
- a CDS encoding S9 family peptidase — MNKKVLFAVVTMTAAFSQNTYAQEITLDKIYSGYYRGKGIAGIASLNDGENYATIEKDGIAKYNYKTSQKSGNIVDGQFESYIFSADESKILLQKESESIYRHSFLGKFDVKDLKSNKVMPLNNGNYIQEPKFSPDGSKVAFIVDNNLFYQDLTSGKITQITNDGKKNHIINGLGDWVYEEEFGHADFYQWNKAGDAIVFVRFDESAVPEIYIPIYGKSLYPTEMRYKYPKAGETNSTVSANLYQLNSAKTTALNLGSFENHYIPQLWQNNDANEIVIATSNRHHSKVDLIKVDTKSGNLTKLFSETDNAWIETDNLTLEFLDDNSFLWASERDGYRQLYWYDKSGKLKKQVARGNWEITDYYGYNPKTKEAYIQTTEKGSLNKVVSKLNINSGKTTLISYPEGNNSASFSKTFNYFINTNSTAASPNRYVLKDASGKEIKELQNNNEALAKLQKDNFVTKEFITIPNSVGDQLNAWIIKPKNFDPNKKYPLFMFQYSGPGSQQVSNSWDGGNAIWFEMLAQKGYVVACVDGRGTGFKGSKFKKVIYKQLGKYEIEDQISSAQWFGNQTYIDKSRIGIFGWSFGGYMSSLAMTKGADVFKLGIAVAPVTNWRYYDSIYTEKFLQTPQENPEGYDQNSPTTFANLLKGKFLLIHGTADDNVHFQNSMEFSEALIQNKKQFDFMAYPDKNHGIYGGQTRPQLYEKMTNFILENL, encoded by the coding sequence ATGAACAAAAAAGTCCTTTTTGCTGTTGTTACGATGACAGCAGCTTTCTCACAAAACACTTATGCTCAGGAAATTACACTCGATAAAATCTATTCTGGCTATTACCGTGGAAAAGGAATCGCAGGAATTGCATCCCTGAATGACGGCGAAAACTACGCAACCATCGAGAAAGATGGCATCGCCAAATACAATTACAAAACGTCTCAGAAATCTGGAAACATCGTAGATGGACAATTCGAATCGTATATTTTCTCTGCGGATGAATCCAAAATCTTGTTGCAAAAAGAAAGTGAGTCAATTTACAGACATTCATTTTTAGGGAAATTTGATGTGAAGGATTTGAAATCAAATAAAGTAATGCCTTTAAATAATGGTAACTATATCCAAGAACCAAAATTCTCTCCGGACGGAAGCAAAGTCGCTTTCATCGTTGATAACAACTTGTTTTATCAGGATTTGACTTCAGGGAAAATTACTCAAATCACGAATGACGGTAAGAAAAATCATATTATCAACGGTCTTGGTGACTGGGTTTATGAGGAGGAATTTGGTCACGCCGATTTTTATCAATGGAACAAAGCGGGCGATGCGATTGTCTTCGTGAGATTCGATGAATCTGCAGTTCCAGAAATCTATATTCCAATTTATGGAAAATCGCTTTACCCAACGGAGATGCGATACAAATATCCAAAAGCTGGAGAAACCAACTCAACCGTTTCTGCTAATCTTTATCAATTAAATTCAGCAAAAACTACTGCATTGAATCTTGGAAGTTTTGAGAATCATTACATTCCGCAACTTTGGCAAAACAACGACGCCAATGAAATCGTCATCGCAACCAGCAACAGACATCACAGCAAAGTGGATTTGATAAAAGTGGATACAAAATCCGGAAACTTAACCAAATTGTTCTCAGAAACTGACAACGCTTGGATAGAAACCGACAATCTGACTTTGGAATTTTTGGATGACAACTCTTTTCTTTGGGCTTCGGAGCGTGATGGTTACAGACAATTGTATTGGTACGACAAATCCGGAAAACTTAAAAAACAAGTAGCGAGAGGCAATTGGGAAATCACAGATTATTACGGTTACAACCCTAAAACCAAAGAAGCCTACATTCAAACGACAGAAAAAGGAAGCTTAAACAAAGTAGTTTCAAAACTGAATATCAACTCAGGGAAAACAACTTTGATTTCTTATCCTGAAGGGAATAACTCGGCCAGTTTCAGCAAGACTTTTAATTATTTCATTAACACCAATTCAACAGCAGCTTCTCCTAACAGATATGTCTTGAAAGATGCTTCCGGTAAAGAAATTAAAGAATTACAAAACAATAATGAAGCGCTTGCGAAACTTCAGAAAGATAATTTTGTAACGAAGGAATTCATCACCATTCCAAATTCTGTTGGCGACCAATTGAATGCTTGGATTATCAAACCGAAAAACTTTGACCCGAACAAAAAATATCCATTATTTATGTTCCAATATTCTGGTCCGGGTTCTCAGCAGGTTTCAAATTCTTGGGACGGAGGAAATGCCATCTGGTTCGAAATGTTGGCTCAGAAAGGTTACGTGGTAGCTTGTGTGGACGGACGTGGAACAGGCTTCAAAGGTTCGAAATTCAAAAAAGTAATTTACAAACAGCTTGGGAAATATGAAATTGAAGACCAGATTTCATCAGCACAATGGTTTGGAAATCAAACTTATATCGATAAGTCAAGAATCGGAATTTTCGGATGGAGCTTTGGTGGTTATATGAGTTCTTTGGCTATGACGAAAGGTGCTGATGTTTTCAAATTAGGAATCGCGGTTGCGCCGGTGACGAACTGGAGATATTATGACAGCATCTACACAGAAAAGTTCCTGCAGACTCCGCAAGAAAATCCGGAAGGTTATGACCAAAATTCGCCAACGACTTTTGCTAACTTGTTAAAGGGTAAATTCCTTTTGATTCACGGAACGGCTGATGACAATGTTCATTTCCAGAATTCTATGGAGTTTTCAGAAGCATTAATTCAGAACAAAAAACAATTTGATTTTATGGCATATCCAGATAAGAATCACGGAATCTATGGCGGACAAACCAGACCTCAGCTTTATGAAAAAATGACGAATTTTATTTTGGAGAATTTATAA
- a CDS encoding peptide MFS transporter codes for MKTKHPKGLPFLFFTEMWERFGYYLILGIFVLYLIEPQGVAGGLGIPDKDADDIFGTFIALTYLTPFLGGFLADRVLGYIKSIYLGGVLMAAGYIGVGVFKDLPLFYGSLALIIIGNGFFKPTISTLLGNLYSEEPYKANKDSGYNIFYMGINIGAFICNIIAAFMRNKFGWGEAFITAGVGMLLGLVIFTIGLKHYRHAAIMKPSQEGDTKLSEILMKVFVPAIIAGVIGWFVPTMVLGTNIFGSTNTDAFIFACVPVIYFYVSLYFKSNPLEKPAIGALLSIFLISMFFWAVFKQNGTALTRWANYYTDRSVSESVEKPLASLYLVEEKSYADKETPIFDEQFRSQKDAEGKTLKETGKDIYFRNVSSEKKSELESNSDKPVFLYNTELFQSINPFWVIALTPIIVGVWAMLRKRGKEPLTPSKIVLGLFITSLSCLVMVGAVYAGNNGAEKVSALWLIAGYGVVTIGELCLSPMGLSFVSKLSPARLTALMMGGFFLANSVGNKLSGILASTWYNYENKANYFLVNFGLLIFATLLGLSMLKRLNKIMKESGH; via the coding sequence ATGAAAACTAAACATCCTAAAGGCTTGCCTTTCCTTTTTTTCACAGAAATGTGGGAACGTTTCGGTTACTATTTGATTCTCGGAATTTTTGTTTTGTATCTGATAGAGCCGCAAGGCGTTGCCGGAGGATTGGGAATTCCTGATAAAGATGCCGATGATATTTTCGGAACATTCATTGCCTTGACGTATTTGACGCCTTTTCTTGGCGGATTTTTAGCTGACCGTGTTTTGGGTTACATCAAATCCATTTATCTTGGCGGCGTTCTGATGGCTGCAGGTTATATTGGTGTGGGTGTTTTCAAAGACTTACCTTTGTTCTATGGTTCATTGGCTTTAATTATTATTGGAAATGGTTTCTTCAAGCCTACGATTTCTACACTTCTAGGAAATCTCTATTCCGAAGAGCCTTACAAAGCGAACAAAGATTCCGGTTACAATATTTTCTATATGGGAATCAATATCGGAGCGTTTATCTGTAACATTATTGCGGCATTTATGCGGAATAAATTCGGTTGGGGCGAGGCTTTTATTACGGCCGGCGTTGGGATGTTGCTTGGATTGGTAATTTTCACAATCGGACTGAAACATTACAGACACGCAGCGATAATGAAACCAAGCCAGGAAGGTGACACCAAATTATCTGAAATCCTGATGAAAGTTTTTGTTCCAGCTATTATTGCCGGCGTTATTGGCTGGTTTGTTCCAACAATGGTTTTAGGAACTAATATCTTTGGAAGTACAAACACAGATGCGTTTATTTTTGCTTGTGTTCCTGTGATTTACTTCTATGTCTCGCTTTATTTCAAATCTAATCCACTGGAAAAACCTGCGATTGGTGCTTTGCTTTCGATATTCCTCATCAGTATGTTTTTCTGGGCGGTTTTTAAACAAAATGGAACAGCTTTGACCAGATGGGCAAATTACTATACGGACAGAAGTGTTTCAGAATCTGTGGAAAAACCTTTGGCTTCGCTTTACCTGGTTGAAGAAAAAAGTTACGCCGATAAGGAAACCCCGATTTTTGATGAGCAATTTCGTTCTCAGAAAGATGCTGAGGGAAAAACCTTAAAAGAAACAGGAAAAGATATTTACTTTAGAAATGTTTCCTCGGAGAAAAAATCAGAATTGGAATCGAATTCCGACAAGCCTGTTTTCCTTTACAACACAGAACTTTTTCAATCGATAAATCCATTTTGGGTTATTGCTTTAACTCCAATAATCGTCGGTGTTTGGGCAATGCTGAGAAAACGAGGAAAAGAACCTTTGACACCAAGTAAAATTGTTTTGGGATTGTTCATCACTAGTTTGTCCTGCTTGGTAATGGTAGGTGCTGTTTACGCCGGAAATAATGGCGCGGAAAAAGTTTCTGCACTTTGGTTGATTGCCGGATATGGCGTCGTAACAATCGGTGAGCTTTGTCTGTCACCAATGGGATTATCATTTGTTTCCAAATTGTCTCCTGCAAGATTGACGGCGTTGATGATGGGGGGATTCTTCTTAGCGAATTCAGTTGGGAATAAATTATCTGGAATCCTTGCCAGCACCTGGTACAATTATGAGAACAAAGCCAATTATTTCTTGGTCAATTTTGGGCTTTTGATATTTGCAACTTTGTTGGGATTATCGATGTTGAAAAGACTTAATAAAATAATGAAGGAAAGCGGACATTAA
- a CDS encoding GNAT family N-acetyltransferase, which yields MEIRKSTPEDINEIMDCINTARQLMRESGNTVQWTNGYPSKELMLESVEKDYNFLIINDDEVVATFDFIICDDPNYSLIENGAWLNDEKYGVIHRLASNGKAKGVAQFCFEWCFSQFPNIRIDTHETNVAMQKVLERLGYQKCGIIYVADGTPRLAYQKIDDK from the coding sequence ATGGAAATTAGAAAGTCAACGCCGGAAGATATCAATGAAATAATGGATTGCATCAACACCGCAAGACAGCTGATGCGCGAAAGTGGAAATACAGTCCAGTGGACCAATGGTTATCCATCAAAGGAATTGATGTTGGAAAGTGTAGAAAAAGATTATAATTTTTTGATTATTAATGATGATGAAGTGGTTGCAACCTTCGATTTCATTATTTGTGATGACCCGAATTATTCATTAATTGAAAACGGAGCTTGGCTGAATGACGAAAAATACGGTGTCATTCATCGTTTGGCTTCCAACGGAAAAGCAAAAGGAGTAGCACAATTCTGCTTCGAATGGTGCTTTTCCCAATTCCCGAACATTAGAATTGATACTCACGAAACCAATGTCGCAATGCAAAAAGTTTTAGAAAGACTCGGTTACCAGAAATGCGGAATCATTTATGTGGCAGACGGAACACCAAGATTAGCATATCAGAAGATAGATGATAAATGA
- a CDS encoding peptide MFS transporter translates to METVKTSSKHPKGLWVLFGTEMWERFNFYGMRALLTLFMVNSLLIREADASIIYGGFLALCYLTPLLGGFIADKYLGNRNCIILGGSLMAIGQFLLFLSASTFSDNLGGAKGLMWFALFVIIFGNGFFKPNISSMVGSLYPKQEKSKLDSAFTIFYMGINIGAFLGQFICPYVGDVKDAAGVRDIFAFKWGFLAASIAMLIGTVTFFILKNKYVVTPEGRPIGGLPKHNTSEDFEEGESQTAKFSGKFIGFTTILFVILFFVFRYFLVGEFGFNSVEMGQLIKGIIYPFIYAAGISLAFLIMSSAENKIERQRIWVIYIVSFFIIFFWAAFEQAGSSLTFIADNQTDRSIFGWDMPPSMVQIFNGLFVVLLALPFSLLWDKLRTKGKEPVSPLKQAIGLALIALSYFIIAYNVKDLGNSGLLAIKWLILLYLIQTMGELCLSPIGLSLVGKLAPKRFSSLLYGVFFIANAAGYALAGTLGAIIPATGDKFAKAQEIGVNLQDVLDKKVTLNADQVKAFSTAQLPTEYTTFAGVTIHNLFEFFMVFVVLCGIASVLLAFLSPILKRMMHGVK, encoded by the coding sequence ATGGAGACAGTAAAGACTAGTTCGAAACATCCTAAAGGCTTGTGGGTCCTATTTGGGACGGAGATGTGGGAGCGTTTTAATTTTTACGGGATGAGAGCATTGCTTACCTTATTTATGGTAAACTCTCTACTGATAAGAGAAGCCGATGCTTCTATCATCTATGGTGGATTCTTGGCATTGTGTTATTTAACGCCACTTTTAGGAGGTTTCATTGCTGATAAATATTTGGGTAACAGAAACTGTATCATTTTAGGAGGAAGTTTGATGGCGATTGGGCAATTTTTGCTTTTCTTGAGTGCTTCAACTTTTTCTGACAACCTTGGGGGTGCAAAAGGTCTAATGTGGTTTGCTCTTTTTGTAATTATCTTCGGAAACGGGTTCTTCAAACCGAATATCTCATCAATGGTAGGAAGTCTTTATCCAAAACAAGAAAAATCTAAACTGGATTCTGCTTTCACGATTTTCTATATGGGGATCAACATTGGAGCATTCTTGGGTCAGTTCATCTGTCCCTACGTTGGTGATGTAAAAGACGCTGCCGGAGTAAGAGATATTTTTGCTTTCAAATGGGGATTTCTTGCGGCTTCTATCGCAATGTTGATTGGAACTGTAACTTTCTTTATTCTTAAAAATAAATATGTTGTAACACCTGAAGGAAGACCAATTGGTGGATTGCCGAAGCATAATACAAGTGAAGACTTTGAAGAAGGAGAATCTCAAACTGCTAAATTCTCTGGAAAATTTATAGGATTTACAACGATTTTGTTTGTCATTCTTTTCTTCGTATTCAGATACTTTTTGGTAGGAGAATTTGGGTTTAATTCTGTGGAAATGGGACAATTGATCAAAGGAATCATCTATCCTTTCATTTATGCAGCTGGTATTTCATTAGCATTCTTAATTATGAGCTCCGCTGAGAACAAAATCGAAAGACAAAGAATCTGGGTCATCTATATTGTTTCGTTCTTTATTATTTTCTTCTGGGCAGCATTCGAACAAGCTGGTTCATCACTAACATTCATTGCGGATAATCAAACCGACAGGAGTATCTTTGGTTGGGATATGCCGCCTTCAATGGTTCAGATTTTCAATGGACTTTTTGTTGTGCTTTTGGCTTTACCATTCAGTTTACTTTGGGATAAATTAAGAACTAAAGGAAAAGAGCCGGTTTCTCCTTTGAAACAAGCGATCGGTTTGGCATTAATTGCACTTTCTTACTTTATCATCGCTTATAACGTAAAAGACCTTGGAAACTCAGGATTATTGGCTATCAAATGGTTGATTTTACTTTATCTAATACAAACAATGGGTGAACTTTGTTTATCGCCAATTGGATTGTCTTTGGTTGGTAAATTAGCGCCTAAGAGATTCTCATCTTTATTATATGGTGTATTCTTCATTGCGAATGCTGCAGGTTATGCGTTAGCAGGAACTTTGGGAGCAATTATCCCTGCAACAGGAGACAAATTTGCAAAAGCACAAGAAATTGGTGTTAACCTTCAGGATGTTCTTGACAAAAAAGTAACATTGAACGCAGACCAAGTGAAAGCGTTCTCTACAGCACAATTGCCTACAGAATACACAACATTCGCAGGAGTTACAATTCACAACCTTTTCGAATTCTTTATGGTTTTCGTAGTTCTTTGTGGAATTGCATCTGTATTGCTAGCTTTCTTATCGCCTATTCTTAAAAGAATGATGCATGGTGTAAAGTAA
- a CDS encoding peptide MFS transporter: MNLTLEEIQNFKGKYPKQIWSLFFSEMWERFCFYGMRGMLVFFMISQLKFGDEQANLQYGATQAFVYAFTFVGGLFADKILGFRRSLFWGGILMIIGSLILAANPHDYFFLGISFTVVGTGFFKPNISTMVGKLYKPNDTRTDAGFSLFYAGINLGALLGGYLCIAIGKGEMFSHLIPESKRWNVAFGLAAIVMVVSLINFIFTQRSLGPIGLAPQKINKDGSFSPLEKWKEYGVYTLSLIFIPLIMIMVSVPQYTDYFMWTVGPLTLLYLFYEMTKVTAPERKKLWAALIFIIFSILFWGIYEQSGGSLSIFAANNLNKDLFGLDPNGVNNSGGAFFIIFLAPLVGLLWIWLSKKKLEPNTINKFGLGFIFLGLGYYILFGTKFFANLQGITSLNIFTIALLVITFGELCLSPIGLSIMTKLSTEKLQGMMMGMWFLASAYGQYVAGQIGAGLAKVKSGATNHDALITYTDGYKQLGLYALIAGVILILISPFVKKLMQGVK, from the coding sequence ATGAATCTTACCCTCGAAGAAATTCAGAATTTCAAAGGAAAATATCCTAAACAAATTTGGTCTTTATTTTTCTCAGAAATGTGGGAGCGTTTCTGCTTCTACGGGATGCGAGGAATGCTCGTTTTCTTTATGATTTCTCAATTAAAATTTGGTGATGAACAAGCTAATCTGCAATATGGCGCAACACAAGCTTTTGTTTATGCCTTTACTTTTGTGGGCGGTTTGTTTGCAGATAAGATTCTAGGATTCAGAAGATCTCTTTTTTGGGGTGGAATTTTGATGATTATTGGGAGTCTAATTCTTGCTGCCAATCCGCACGATTATTTCTTTTTGGGAATCTCGTTCACTGTTGTGGGAACAGGATTTTTCAAACCGAATATCTCCACAATGGTTGGAAAATTATACAAACCTAACGATACAAGAACCGATGCTGGATTCTCTTTGTTCTATGCAGGAATCAATTTGGGAGCACTTTTAGGCGGTTATCTTTGTATCGCTATTGGAAAAGGCGAGATGTTTTCTCATCTTATTCCTGAAAGTAAAAGATGGAATGTTGCTTTTGGATTAGCTGCAATTGTAATGGTTGTCAGTTTGATCAATTTCATTTTCACACAAAGAAGTTTGGGGCCAATTGGACTTGCTCCTCAAAAAATTAATAAAGATGGTTCTTTTTCTCCACTAGAAAAATGGAAAGAATATGGCGTTTACACTCTTTCATTGATCTTCATCCCGTTGATTATGATAATGGTTTCCGTTCCACAGTACACTGATTATTTTATGTGGACTGTCGGGCCATTGACGCTACTCTATCTTTTTTATGAGATGACGAAGGTTACTGCACCTGAACGTAAAAAACTTTGGGCGGCCTTAATCTTCATTATTTTCTCAATTCTATTCTGGGGAATCTACGAACAAAGCGGCGGTTCACTAAGTATTTTCGCAGCGAATAACCTCAACAAAGACCTTTTCGGATTAGACCCAAATGGCGTTAACAATTCCGGAGGTGCTTTCTTTATTATTTTCCTGGCACCTTTGGTTGGGCTACTTTGGATCTGGTTAAGCAAAAAGAAACTGGAGCCGAATACCATCAACAAATTTGGGTTAGGATTTATATTCCTGGGACTTGGTTATTATATTCTTTTCGGAACCAAATTTTTCGCTAATCTGCAAGGAATCACTTCTCTTAATATTTTCACGATCGCATTACTGGTAATTACTTTTGGTGAGTTATGCTTATCTCCGATCGGACTTTCCATTATGACAAAACTATCTACAGAAAAACTACAGGGAATGATGATGGGAATGTGGTTCTTAGCCTCTGCTTATGGACAATATGTTGCAGGACAAATTGGAGCAGGATTAGCAAAAGTAAAATCCGGAGCCACCAATCACGATGCTCTTATCACTTATACCGATGGATATAAACAATTGGGATTATATGCATTGATTGCCGGAGTAATATTAATTTTGATATCACCATTCGTGAAAAAACTGATGCAAGGTGTAAAGTAA